In one Aeromicrobium wangtongii genomic region, the following are encoded:
- a CDS encoding CG0192-related protein gives MALLHAAQISPSKIELIRTWAPTQPWFAGDDLGLEIIGSYRFDDPDGEVGIETLIVRAGEGPFLQVPLTYRGAPLAGADEWLITTMEHSALGRRWVYDASGDPVYAAALATTILGGGTQAPLEREENGVRTPVEPSVHVIGSGTQVDMDTVGLVDVRDVDASTVIVTSAAELELLRIVGDDSWALGGKTLTGTWAGRPDPVLLAVAR, from the coding sequence ATGGCCCTTCTTCACGCAGCGCAGATCAGCCCGAGCAAGATCGAGCTGATCCGGACCTGGGCCCCCACGCAGCCGTGGTTCGCCGGTGACGACCTGGGCCTGGAGATCATCGGGTCGTACCGGTTCGACGATCCCGACGGCGAGGTCGGCATCGAGACGTTGATCGTCCGGGCCGGCGAGGGCCCGTTCCTGCAGGTGCCGCTGACGTATCGCGGCGCGCCGCTGGCCGGTGCCGACGAGTGGCTCATCACGACGATGGAGCACTCGGCGCTGGGCCGCCGCTGGGTGTACGACGCCTCCGGAGACCCGGTCTACGCCGCCGCGCTGGCCACGACGATCCTCGGCGGTGGCACGCAGGCGCCGCTCGAGCGCGAGGAGAACGGGGTGCGGACGCCCGTGGAGCCCAGCGTCCACGTCATCGGCAGCGGCACCCAGGTCGACATGGACACGGTCGGACTGGTGGACGTCCGTGACGTGGACGCCTCGACGGTCATCGTCACCTCGGCCGCCGAGCTCGAGCTGCTGCGGATCGTCGGCGACGACTCGTGGGCACTGGGCGGCAAGACCCTGACCGGCACGTGGGCCGGACGCCCGGACCCCGTGCTGCTGGCCGTGGCGCGCTGA
- a CDS encoding transglutaminase family protein — MTMQLRIKHTTGYHYEKGAMASFNEARMTPMTTSEQYVLRSRLEISPTPWSYEYRDYWGTTVTSFEVHDPHTDLTVVATSIVDTQEVPPKQHGIGWDELSDDVKDEWCEYLELSDWVAPSPDLHERLVPIRAASERPNDYAVAVMELLHSRIAYVPGSTEVTTSAADAWDARTGVCQDFAHLSLGALRDAGIPARYVSGYLHPSLDPVVGETVEGESHAWIEWWDGEWVGWDPTNAVAPGPRHVVVAKGRDYGDSPPLRGIFSTSGGSDLFVGVEITRLR; from the coding sequence ATGACGATGCAGCTGCGCATCAAGCACACCACGGGCTACCACTACGAGAAGGGCGCGATGGCGTCCTTCAACGAGGCCCGCATGACGCCGATGACGACCTCGGAGCAGTACGTCCTGCGCTCGCGGCTGGAGATCTCGCCGACCCCGTGGTCGTACGAGTACCGCGACTACTGGGGCACGACGGTCACCTCGTTCGAGGTCCACGACCCGCACACCGACCTGACGGTCGTGGCGACATCGATCGTCGACACCCAGGAGGTGCCGCCCAAGCAGCACGGCATCGGCTGGGACGAGCTCAGCGATGACGTCAAGGACGAGTGGTGCGAGTACCTGGAGCTGTCGGACTGGGTGGCGCCCTCCCCGGACCTGCACGAGCGGCTCGTGCCGATCCGCGCGGCGTCCGAGCGTCCCAACGACTACGCGGTCGCGGTCATGGAGCTGCTGCACTCACGGATCGCGTACGTCCCGGGCAGCACGGAGGTCACGACGTCCGCGGCCGATGCGTGGGACGCGCGCACCGGGGTCTGCCAGGACTTCGCGCACCTGAGCCTGGGCGCCCTGCGGGACGCTGGAATCCCCGCGCGGTACGTGTCGGGGTACCTGCACCCGTCCCTGGACCCCGTCGTGGGCGAGACGGTCGAGGGTGAGTCGCACGCCTGGATCGAGTGGTGGGACGGCGAGTGGGTGGGCTGGGACCCGACCAATGCGGTGGCTCCCGGGCCACGCCACGTCGTCGTCGCGAAGGGCCGTGACTATGGCGACAGCCCGCCGTTGCGGGGCATCTTCTCCACATCGGGTGGCTCGGACCTGTTCGTCGGTGTGGAGATCACTCGCCTGCGCTAG
- a CDS encoding alpha-E domain-containing protein, with protein sequence MLSRIAESLFWIGRYLERADDTARILDVQMQVLVEDPGMDERTSCEQLLSVMGVEDYTGLPNRWMLLDLLAHNPDSPVSIAAAIGAARESSRRARETLSTDIWAAINTTWRGLSTARAMRPPDMFSWVRNRTAMISGIADSTMSRDDGWHFYMLGRSIERVDMTARLLSTAALASGPQVAWPTTLRACGAYESFIRAYRGIDSDRQAAEFLLLDRWFPRSIVSSLAEAERALNNLESAGQRSGFSDEAQRLLGRARTELEYRPLAEIVFDLPVEMERLQRSCAAASDAVSARYFAESETHTWRGGVVL encoded by the coding sequence ATGCTGAGCCGGATTGCCGAGTCGCTGTTCTGGATCGGCCGCTACCTCGAGCGGGCCGATGACACCGCACGCATCCTGGACGTCCAGATGCAGGTGCTGGTCGAGGACCCCGGCATGGACGAGCGCACCTCGTGCGAGCAGCTGCTGTCGGTCATGGGCGTCGAGGACTACACGGGTCTGCCCAACCGCTGGATGCTGCTGGACCTGCTGGCGCACAACCCCGACTCCCCGGTGTCGATCGCCGCGGCGATCGGTGCGGCCCGCGAGAGCTCGCGGCGCGCGCGCGAGACCCTCTCGACCGACATCTGGGCCGCGATCAACACGACGTGGCGCGGTCTCAGCACCGCCCGCGCGATGCGTCCGCCGGACATGTTCAGCTGGGTCCGCAACCGGACGGCCATGATCTCGGGCATCGCCGACTCGACGATGTCGCGCGACGACGGCTGGCACTTCTACATGCTGGGCCGCAGCATCGAGCGGGTCGACATGACGGCCCGTCTGCTGTCGACCGCGGCGCTGGCCTCCGGGCCGCAGGTGGCCTGGCCGACGACGCTGCGCGCCTGCGGCGCCTACGAGAGCTTCATCCGCGCCTATCGCGGCATCGACTCCGATCGCCAGGCCGCTGAGTTCCTGCTGCTGGACCGCTGGTTCCCACGGTCGATCGTGTCGTCCCTGGCCGAGGCGGAGCGGGCGCTGAACAACCTGGAGTCTGCGGGCCAGCGATCCGGCTTCAGCGACGAGGCGCAGCGCCTGCTCGGGCGTGCGCGCACCGAGCTGGAGTACCGCCCGCTCGCCGAGATCGTGTTCGACCTGCCGGTCGAGATGGAGCGCCTGCAGCGCAGCTGTGCTGCCGCGAGCGATGCCGTCTCGGCGCGGTACTTCGCGGAGTCCGAGACCCACACCTGGCGCGGAGGGGTCGTCCTATGA
- a CDS encoding circularly permuted type 2 ATP-grasp protein, whose translation MNTSELFDGYGPVAGFDEMFEGTEVRPGYRQVHTSFEKMGADEVRLRADSLASSYLEQGVTFGVEGEERPFPLDIVPRLIEAQDWDHVERGVRQRVLALEAFLADAYGPGELFADRVVPRNTVVTSPHYHRVVAGLEPANGVRVHVAGVDLIRDGHGDFRVLEDNVRVPSGVSYVMTNRRALSAALPEVFADHRIRPVSQYSQHLLSALRKAAPAGVSDPTVVVLTPGVYNSAYFEHTLLARTMGVELVEGRDLVCRSGRVMMRTTQGLEPVHVIYRRIDDDFLDPVQFRSDSTLGVPGIINAARAGHVTIANAVGNGVADDKLLYSYVPDLIRYYLSEEPILRNVDTWRLGEADQREEVLDRLDELVLKPVDGSGGKGIVIGPAASPDELAELRGKILADPRAWIAQPVISLSTNPTLVEDGIRPRHVDLRPFAVHDGDDVFVLPGGLTRVALPEGELIVNSSRGGGSKDTWVLARASDPDDEGDMAPTASPVAGVAQSAGPAFDSQGPDLHVQEQEQQQQQTVSTGSLSTGSLSTGSLSTGSRGGLSTGSRSDAC comes from the coding sequence GTGAACACCTCAGAGCTCTTCGACGGCTATGGACCGGTCGCCGGGTTCGACGAGATGTTCGAGGGCACCGAGGTCCGTCCCGGATACCGCCAGGTGCACACGTCATTCGAGAAGATGGGTGCTGACGAAGTCCGTCTGCGCGCCGACTCGCTCGCGTCGTCGTACCTCGAGCAGGGCGTCACCTTCGGCGTCGAGGGCGAGGAGCGGCCCTTCCCCCTGGACATCGTCCCCCGGTTGATCGAGGCCCAGGACTGGGACCACGTCGAGCGCGGCGTGCGCCAGCGGGTCCTCGCGCTCGAGGCCTTCCTGGCCGATGCCTACGGACCCGGAGAGCTGTTCGCCGACCGCGTCGTGCCGCGAAACACCGTGGTCACCTCACCGCACTACCACCGGGTCGTGGCCGGGCTGGAGCCCGCGAACGGCGTGCGCGTCCACGTCGCCGGCGTCGACCTGATCCGTGACGGGCACGGCGACTTCCGCGTCCTCGAGGACAACGTCCGGGTGCCGTCCGGCGTCTCCTACGTCATGACCAACCGGCGGGCCCTGTCGGCGGCGCTGCCCGAGGTGTTCGCCGATCACCGCATCCGTCCGGTGTCCCAGTACTCGCAGCACCTGCTGTCGGCGCTGCGCAAGGCCGCACCGGCCGGTGTCAGCGACCCGACCGTCGTCGTGCTCACCCCGGGCGTCTACAACTCGGCCTACTTCGAGCACACGCTGCTGGCCCGCACCATGGGCGTCGAGCTGGTCGAGGGCCGCGACCTGGTGTGCCGCTCCGGACGCGTCATGATGCGCACGACCCAGGGCCTCGAGCCCGTGCACGTCATCTACCGCCGCATCGACGACGACTTCCTGGACCCCGTGCAGTTCCGCTCCGACTCCACCCTCGGCGTGCCCGGCATCATCAACGCGGCCCGCGCGGGTCACGTCACGATCGCCAACGCGGTCGGCAACGGCGTCGCCGACGACAAGCTGCTGTACTCCTACGTCCCCGATCTCATCCGCTACTACCTGTCCGAGGAACCGATCCTGCGCAATGTCGACACCTGGCGGCTCGGCGAGGCCGATCAGCGCGAGGAGGTGCTCGACCGGCTCGACGAGCTCGTGCTCAAGCCGGTCGACGGCTCGGGCGGCAAGGGCATCGTGATCGGCCCGGCCGCGTCGCCCGACGAGCTCGCGGAGCTGCGCGGCAAGATCCTGGCCGATCCGCGGGCCTGGATCGCGCAGCCGGTCATCTCGCTGTCGACCAACCCGACCCTCGTGGAGGACGGCATCCGTCCCCGCCACGTCGACCTGCGGCCGTTCGCGGTGCACGACGGCGACGACGTGTTCGTCCTGCCCGGCGGCCTGACCCGCGTCGCGCTCCCGGAGGGCGAGCTGATCGTCAACTCCAGCCGCGGCGGCGGTTCCAAGGACACCTGGGTGCTCGCCCGCGCGAGCGATCCCGACGACGAGGGCGACATGGCCCCCACCGCCTCACCGGTGGCCGGAGTCGCCCAGTCGGCCGGTCCCGCCTTCGACAGCCAGGGCCCCGACCTGCACGTCCAGGAGCAGGAGCAGCAGCAACAGCAGACCGTTTCGACAGGCTCCCTTTCGACAGGCTCCCTTTCGACAGGCTCCCTTTCGACAGGCTCAAGGGGCGGCCTTTCGACAGGCTCAAGGAGCGACGCATGCTGA
- a CDS encoding HNH endonuclease, whose translation MTDAYVLVLNASYEPLQRVSMRHAIKMLVREVAVIEEEAGGSFGPFPVPKVLRLVRYVVTRWMHRRSNLCTKSAIKARDQMCAYCGGKAETVDHIVPRSRGGTLTWENAVAACIRCNHRKANRTPTEAGMTLLVVPAQPRYVVRD comes from the coding sequence ATGACGGATGCATACGTTCTCGTGCTGAACGCCAGCTACGAGCCCCTGCAGCGCGTCTCCATGCGTCACGCCATCAAGATGCTCGTGCGCGAGGTCGCCGTCATCGAGGAGGAGGCCGGTGGCTCGTTCGGCCCGTTCCCGGTCCCCAAGGTGCTGCGGCTGGTGCGCTACGTCGTGACCCGCTGGATGCACCGGCGCTCCAACCTGTGCACCAAATCGGCGATCAAGGCGCGCGACCAGATGTGCGCCTACTGCGGCGGCAAGGCCGAGACCGTCGACCACATCGTCCCGCGCAGCCGCGGCGGGACCCTGACCTGGGAGAACGCGGTCGCCGCCTGCATCCGCTGCAACCACCGCAAGGCCAACCGCACGCCGACCGAGGCGGGCATGACCCTGCTGGTGGTCCCGGCCCAGCCGCGGTACGTCGTCCGCGACTGA
- a CDS encoding siderophore-interacting protein: protein MKTSTATVLGRRQRSAHLVTVTLGVTGYTSTGIPDEYVRVMIPPAGAALALPEIDEKWNISYPEGAVEPDFRVYTVTDHRTVDGRTSIDLDIALHDQGVGSDWARTCRPGDQVGLVEPHGLYAAPAGVGWQLLVADITGLPAIARILRELSPQQKVAVHIVLTDPGDRIALPSPADVDVTWQVVAKDTDICEALAAAVTSRELPDSDRYVWLAGEARSSRAVRKHLRRELGWSHADFYTCGYWQIEAEKWNARYEQVAEVVVQKSAEAQREVGADQGAYLDALDDIYESVGL, encoded by the coding sequence GTGAAGACAAGCACCGCGACGGTCCTGGGACGTCGGCAGCGCTCCGCGCACCTGGTCACCGTGACCTTGGGCGTGACGGGCTACACCTCCACCGGCATCCCAGACGAGTACGTCCGCGTCATGATCCCGCCGGCCGGCGCGGCGCTGGCCCTGCCCGAGATCGACGAGAAGTGGAACATCTCCTACCCGGAGGGTGCCGTCGAGCCCGACTTCCGCGTGTACACGGTCACCGACCACCGGACCGTGGACGGCCGGACGAGCATCGACCTGGACATCGCCCTGCACGACCAGGGCGTCGGCTCGGACTGGGCGCGCACCTGCCGTCCCGGTGACCAGGTGGGCCTCGTCGAGCCGCACGGGCTGTACGCGGCGCCCGCCGGCGTCGGCTGGCAGCTGCTGGTCGCCGACATCACCGGCCTGCCGGCGATCGCGCGCATCCTGCGTGAGCTGTCGCCGCAGCAGAAGGTGGCCGTCCACATCGTCCTGACCGATCCGGGCGACCGGATCGCGCTGCCGAGTCCCGCCGATGTCGACGTGACCTGGCAGGTCGTGGCCAAGGACACCGACATCTGCGAGGCGCTCGCAGCAGCGGTCACCTCCCGCGAGCTGCCGGACTCCGACCGGTACGTCTGGCTCGCCGGCGAGGCCCGCTCCAGCCGCGCGGTCCGCAAGCACCTGCGTCGCGAGCTCGGGTGGTCCCACGCGGACTTCTACACCTGCGGCTACTGGCAGATCGAGGCCGAGAAGTGGAATGCCCGGTACGAGCAGGTCGCCGAGGTCGTCGTGCAGAAGTCGGCCGAGGCCCAGCGTGAGGTCGGCGCCGACCAGGGCGCCTACCTGGACGCCCTGGACGACATCTACGAGTCGGTCGGGCTCTGA